One window from the genome of Pseudobdellovibrionaceae bacterium encodes:
- a CDS encoding polyprenyl synthetase family protein translates to MSDLFSKWDECKPIFESRLKHLFVLEGLEGERLLVEAINYALFTGGKRFRPMLTLAAGLSLDKPFEAVLDWALSVEMIHTYSLIHDDLPCMDNDDYRRGLPTVHKKFGETCALLAGDALLTEAFTHLASNAEYTKALPRLIAMLGSRAGYKGMVGGQANDCLMTSMGQESFLKTHKQKTAALIQAAVMGPYIIFETPDAVYNKMSDFAETMGILFQIKDDILDFEQEEDGLSQIASLKEIQDLFEVYQKQADATLSSLEHSISVGAFRELLHYNATRSH, encoded by the coding sequence ATGTCAGATCTATTCAGCAAGTGGGATGAGTGTAAACCTATTTTTGAAAGTCGTTTGAAGCACCTCTTTGTTTTGGAAGGTTTAGAGGGCGAGCGTCTTTTGGTGGAAGCGATTAACTATGCTTTATTTACTGGGGGAAAAAGATTCCGCCCTATGCTGACTCTCGCAGCAGGTCTGTCTCTGGATAAGCCTTTTGAGGCGGTCTTAGACTGGGCGCTTTCTGTGGAGATGATTCATACTTATTCTTTAATCCACGATGATCTGCCTTGTATGGATAATGATGATTATCGACGAGGACTGCCCACTGTGCATAAAAAATTTGGAGAAACCTGTGCGCTTTTAGCAGGAGACGCTCTGTTGACCGAAGCGTTCACGCATTTGGCCTCAAATGCAGAGTACACCAAAGCTTTACCTAGATTGATCGCGATGTTGGGCAGCCGCGCAGGGTATAAGGGTATGGTGGGAGGACAAGCTAATGATTGCTTGATGACCAGCATGGGGCAAGAAAGTTTTTTAAAGACGCATAAGCAGAAAACCGCCGCTTTGATTCAGGCCGCGGTGATGGGCCCATATATTATTTTTGAAACTCCTGATGCTGTGTACAATAAGATGTCAGACTTTGCCGAGACTATGGGGATTTTATTTCAAATCAAAGATGACATTTTAGATTTTGAGCAAGAAGAGGATGGTCTTTCACAGATCGCAAGCCTTAAAGAAATCCAAGACCTATTTGAAGTTTATCAGAAGCAAGCAGATGCGACCCTAAGCTCCTTAGAACATTCTATTTCAGTGGGGGCGTTTCGCGAATTACTCCACTACAACGCCACCCGTTCCCATTAA
- the xseB gene encoding exodeoxyribonuclease VII small subunit gives MASSNKKTEQTVNSFESKIQRLDEIVKSMETGELPLEESLKLFEEGVKLSRECQGELEAAEQKVEVLLNAETMQTQKFESKD, from the coding sequence ATGGCAAGCTCAAATAAAAAGACCGAACAAACAGTAAACTCTTTTGAATCTAAGATTCAAAGGTTAGACGAAATTGTGAAGTCTATGGAAACAGGAGAACTTCCTCTTGAGGAGTCTTTAAAGCTTTTTGAAGAAGGCGTAAAATTATCTCGAGAGTGCCAAGGAGAACTTGAGGCAGCGGAACAAAAAGTCGAAGTGCTGCTCAATGCAGAGACCATGCAGACTCAAAAATTTGAGAGCAAAGACTAG
- a CDS encoding TlyA family RNA methyltransferase, producing MRLDQWLYVNKMARSRTHAEDMISRGDVQIFIPASQEWRKISKPSYKVDENLLPERVRIESELTKYVSRGGLKLEKALGHLAYSVQNLRVLDVGQSTGGFTDCLLQKGASVVVGVEVGHGQLDPKLKADSRNLTFEGLDIREAEGCSDFMVLTPFPFVVIDASFISLRHILPAVYSLLAEGGRVLALVKPQFELSAQDLDKKGIVRSSAKHQLVQSLITDYVRALPQLQIRDYFQSEEKGKDGNVEFFIFLEKTD from the coding sequence ATGAGATTAGACCAGTGGCTTTATGTAAATAAAATGGCGCGTTCAAGAACTCATGCGGAAGACATGATTTCTAGAGGTGATGTGCAAATATTTATTCCAGCCTCACAAGAGTGGCGTAAGATCAGCAAGCCGTCTTATAAGGTAGATGAAAACCTATTACCAGAGCGTGTGCGGATTGAGTCAGAGTTGACCAAGTATGTGTCACGAGGGGGACTTAAGCTGGAAAAGGCTCTTGGGCATCTGGCTTATAGTGTCCAAAACCTTAGGGTTCTTGATGTGGGTCAGTCTACAGGTGGTTTTACGGACTGCCTGTTGCAAAAAGGAGCATCTGTAGTTGTCGGTGTTGAGGTGGGTCATGGGCAGTTAGACCCTAAGTTAAAAGCAGATTCTCGTAACCTCACCTTTGAAGGATTGGATATACGCGAAGCAGAGGGGTGTTCGGATTTTATGGTCTTAACGCCCTTCCCTTTTGTGGTGATTGATGCTTCGTTCATCTCGCTTCGACATATCCTGCCTGCTGTTTATAGCTTACTGGCTGAGGGAGGTCGGGTTTTAGCTTTGGTCAAACCGCAGTTTGAACTCTCAGCACAGGATTTGGATAAAAAGGGCATTGTGCGTTCCTCTGCCAAGCACCAACTTGTGCAAAGTTTAATAACAGATTATGTTAGAGCCTTGCCTCAGCTGCAAATACGAGATTACTTTCAAAGCGAAGAAAAGGGGAAAGATGGAAATGTCGAATTCTTTATCTTTTTGGAAAAGACAGATTAA